The proteins below are encoded in one region of Buttiauxella gaviniae:
- a CDS encoding carboxypeptidase M32 has protein sequence MEKQNYNHLTRTFQRLSRFGHLSAIAGWDMFTNMPPNGSTARGEALAELSVLQHQILTDKKIATLLQAAVQENLNDVERANLREMTRQYQEAILLPASLVEEKSLVGTRCEHGWRTQRPANDWQGFAANLKEVVRVSREEATLRADAKGKSKYDALLDIYEPGMTCEKLDVLFGDLRTWLPDLLQKVVDKQAKETVIAPVGPFATHDQRELGLETMKLLGFDFNGGRLDVSAHPFCGGVPEDVRITTRYDESDLVSALFGVIHETGHARYEQNLPREWLGQPVALARSTAIHESQSLFFEMQLGRSKEFLKLLLPKVTARFGAQPAFGTANFIAVNQRVERGFIRVDADEVSYPAHVVLRYEIERALIEGDIEVEDIPALWDEKMQHWLGLSTKDNYRNGCMQDIHWTDGAFGYFPSYTLGAMYAAQLFNAAKLALPQLGSDISEGNFTALFDWLRQNIWQHGSRFTTAELITNATGEDLNPLYFRKHLEARYL, from the coding sequence ATGGAAAAGCAAAACTACAATCACCTCACCCGCACCTTCCAGCGTCTTTCACGTTTCGGGCATCTTTCAGCCATCGCTGGCTGGGACATGTTCACCAATATGCCCCCAAACGGCAGCACCGCACGCGGCGAAGCGCTGGCTGAACTGAGCGTTTTGCAGCATCAAATCCTGACCGACAAAAAAATCGCCACGCTGCTGCAGGCGGCTGTCCAGGAAAACCTGAATGACGTTGAACGCGCAAACCTGCGTGAAATGACCCGTCAATATCAGGAAGCTATTTTGCTGCCCGCCTCGCTGGTGGAAGAGAAATCTTTGGTCGGAACACGCTGCGAGCATGGCTGGCGTACACAGCGCCCTGCCAACGACTGGCAGGGTTTTGCCGCAAACCTGAAAGAAGTGGTTCGCGTAAGTCGTGAAGAAGCCACGCTGCGCGCCGATGCTAAAGGAAAATCGAAATACGATGCGCTGCTGGACATTTATGAGCCCGGCATGACCTGCGAAAAACTTGATGTATTGTTTGGCGATCTGCGGACCTGGTTGCCAGATCTGCTGCAAAAAGTTGTTGATAAGCAAGCGAAAGAAACGGTGATTGCACCCGTCGGGCCTTTTGCCACTCACGACCAGCGTGAATTGGGTCTCGAAACCATGAAGCTGCTCGGCTTTGATTTTAACGGTGGCAGGTTGGATGTGAGTGCGCACCCCTTCTGCGGTGGCGTACCGGAAGATGTGCGTATTACCACTCGTTACGATGAGTCCGATCTGGTCAGCGCCTTGTTTGGCGTGATCCATGAAACCGGTCATGCACGCTATGAGCAAAATCTACCGCGCGAATGGCTCGGTCAGCCGGTAGCCCTGGCGCGTTCTACCGCAATTCATGAATCACAAAGCCTGTTCTTTGAGATGCAATTAGGGCGTAGTAAAGAGTTTCTCAAATTGCTGTTACCGAAGGTCACCGCCCGATTTGGCGCACAACCGGCGTTTGGAACCGCAAACTTTATTGCCGTGAATCAGCGGGTTGAGCGCGGATTTATTCGTGTGGACGCCGATGAAGTCAGCTATCCGGCTCACGTCGTGCTGCGTTACGAAATTGAACGTGCGCTTATCGAGGGTGATATTGAAGTCGAAGATATTCCGGCACTGTGGGATGAGAAAATGCAGCACTGGCTGGGGCTGTCTACTAAAGACAACTACCGCAACGGCTGTATGCAGGATATTCACTGGACGGACGGCGCGTTCGGCTACTTCCCGTCCTACACGCTCGGCGCAATGTACGCAGCCCAACTGTTCAATGCCGCTAAACTCGCGTTGCCGCAGCTTGGGAGCGATATTTCGGAAGGAAACTTCACCGCGCTATTCGATTGGTTACGCCAGAATATCTGGCAGCACGGCAGCCGATTCACCACCGCTGAATTGATCACCAATGCGACGGGCGAAGATCTTAACCCGTTGTATTTCCGTAAGCATTTAGAAGCGCGTTACCTTTAA
- the asr gene encoding acid resistance repetitive basic protein Asr has protein sequence MNKVLALVVAAAMGLSSAAFAAETTAAPAPATTSAAAKAPAAKTTHHKKHKKAATEQKAQAAKKHKKEVKKTEAAKPAQTEQKAQAAKKHKKEVKKTEAAKPAQKAQAAKKHHKKPVAKTEAAKPATQPAA, from the coding sequence ATGAATAAAGTATTAGCTCTGGTTGTTGCCGCTGCAATGGGTCTGTCTTCTGCTGCTTTCGCTGCTGAAACTACTGCGGCTCCGGCTCCTGCGACAACTTCTGCTGCGGCTAAAGCACCTGCTGCAAAAACCACTCACCACAAAAAACACAAAAAAGCCGCTACCGAGCAGAAAGCTCAGGCTGCTAAAAAACACAAAAAAGAAGTGAAGAAAACTGAAGCAGCAAAACCTGCTCAGACTGAACAGAAAGCTCAGGCCGCTAAAAAACACAAAAAAGAAGTGAAGAAAACTGAAGCGGCTAAACCTGCGCAGAAAGCTCAGGCGGCTAAAAAGCACCACAAAAAACCTGTAGCAAAAACTGAAGCTGCAAAACCTGCAACTCAGCCAGCTGCATAA
- the mdtJ gene encoding multidrug/spermidine efflux SMR transporter subunit MdtJ produces MFYWILLALAILAEITGTLSMKWSSVSDDNLGYIFMLVMITLSYILLSFSVKKIALGVAYAMWEGIGILFITLFSVLLFDESISPLKIIGLTTLVVGIALIKSGTSAKKATPKKPQKGREHAVV; encoded by the coding sequence ATGTTTTATTGGATTTTATTAGCCCTCGCTATTCTTGCAGAAATAACCGGCACGTTATCAATGAAATGGTCGAGCGTCAGTGATGATAATCTCGGTTATATTTTCATGCTGGTCATGATCACTCTGTCTTATATTTTACTCTCATTTTCGGTTAAAAAAATTGCCCTTGGCGTGGCGTATGCCATGTGGGAAGGGATCGGTATTTTATTCATTACCCTATTCAGCGTGTTGCTGTTTGACGAGTCAATCTCACCGCTAAAAATAATTGGATTGACCACGCTGGTTGTCGGTATCGCATTGATTAAATCTGGTACCAGCGCTAAAAAAGCAACGCCTAAAAAGCCGCAGAAAGGGAGGGAACATGCAGTCGTTTGA
- the mdtI gene encoding multidrug/spermidine efflux SMR transporter subunit MdtI, with product MQSFEWIHALWLLVAIVLEIVANIFLKHSDGFRRFGYGVLSLFAVLAAFSALSQAVKGIELSVAYALWGGFGIIATVAAGWILFGQRLNRKGWIGLILLLVGMVIIKFA from the coding sequence ATGCAGTCGTTTGAATGGATTCACGCGCTGTGGTTGCTGGTGGCTATCGTGCTGGAAATCGTCGCCAACATCTTCCTTAAACACTCTGATGGCTTCCGGCGTTTTGGTTATGGCGTGCTGTCGCTCTTTGCCGTGCTGGCCGCGTTTAGTGCGTTGTCACAAGCGGTTAAAGGCATTGAACTCTCGGTCGCTTACGCGCTGTGGGGCGGGTTCGGAATCATCGCAACCGTTGCGGCAGGCTGGATTTTGTTTGGTCAGCGGCTTAATCGAAAAGGTTGGATAGGGCTGATTTTATTGCTGGTGGGTATGGTCATCATTAAGTTTGCGTAA
- the pptA gene encoding tautomerase PptA yields MPHITVKHFPRELTDEQKEALAADICDVLKKHFNSTDESLSVALTPIQKDRWKEDVYDKEIAPALDTLAKKPGYTL; encoded by the coding sequence GTGCCGCACATTACCGTAAAACACTTTCCGCGCGAGCTAACTGATGAACAGAAAGAAGCGTTAGCCGCTGATATTTGCGACGTGCTTAAAAAGCATTTCAACTCTACCGACGAATCGCTGTCTGTGGCGTTAACGCCCATCCAGAAAGATCGCTGGAAAGAAGATGTTTACGACAAAGAGATCGCCCCGGCGCTTGATACGCTTGCCAAAAAACCGGGCTACACCCTGTAA
- a CDS encoding trypsin-like serine peptidase, which yields MRKKVVMLLGILCFLPALSHADDESAADVKTLFFGKDDRTRVADPSSPPWDAIGQLETASGNLCTATLISPHLALTAGHCLLQPPRGTPDKAIALRFVSHKGNWRYEIHDIQGRVESTLGRRLKADGEGWIVPPGAAPHDFGLVVIHNPPSGITPLPLFEGDRDALTEALKKQNRKVTQSGYPEDHLDDLYTHNDCVITGWAQKTVLSHQCDTLPGDSGSPLMLKTDNGWQLIAVQSSAPAAKDRYRADNRAISVTGFRDQLESLASQ from the coding sequence ATGCGCAAAAAAGTTGTAATGCTGTTAGGAATACTGTGCTTTTTACCCGCCCTTTCCCACGCCGATGACGAGAGCGCAGCCGACGTCAAAACGCTGTTTTTTGGTAAGGATGACCGCACACGTGTTGCCGACCCTTCATCACCCCCGTGGGACGCCATTGGCCAGCTTGAAACGGCCAGCGGTAATTTGTGCACCGCAACATTAATTTCCCCCCATCTGGCGCTAACCGCCGGGCATTGCCTGCTACAACCGCCACGTGGAACGCCTGATAAGGCCATTGCATTGCGTTTTGTTTCCCACAAAGGAAATTGGCGCTACGAAATTCACGATATTCAGGGCCGGGTTGAATCGACGCTAGGACGCCGACTAAAAGCCGATGGTGAGGGTTGGATCGTCCCTCCCGGTGCGGCTCCACACGATTTTGGTCTGGTTGTGATTCACAATCCGCCATCGGGTATTACGCCGTTGCCGCTGTTTGAAGGTGACAGAGATGCGTTAACAGAAGCGCTTAAAAAACAGAATAGAAAAGTGACGCAGTCGGGATACCCCGAGGATCATCTGGACGATCTCTACACCCATAACGACTGCGTGATTACCGGCTGGGCGCAAAAAACCGTACTCTCACACCAGTGTGATACTTTGCCCGGCGATAGCGGTTCACCGTTGATGCTAAAAACAGATAACGGCTGGCAGTTGATTGCGGTTCAGAGTTCGGCCCCGGCGGCGAAAGACCGTTATCGCGCGGATAATCGCGCCATTTCCGTTACCGGTTTTCGGGATCAGCTTGAAAGCTTAGCCAGTCAGTAA
- a CDS encoding AI-2E family transporter has product MAKPIITLSGLKVVIMLGMLVIILTGIKVAADIIVPFILALFIAIILNPMIRRLERIHVPRVLAITFVISVIIFLMALLLAYLGTTLNELTRTLPQYRTSLISPLQTLEPWLQRAGISVSVDELVKYIDPNAAMTMVTRLITQLSNAMTSIFLLLLTVVFMLIEVPQLPVKLQQLMSRPAEGMGAIQRALDSVSQYLVLKTVISLVTGLVVWILLALLDVRFAFVWALLAFSLNYIPNIGSVLAAIPPVAQVLVFSGLYDALLVVAGYLAINLVFGNILEPRMMGRGLGLSTLVVFLSLIFWGWLLGPVGMLLSVPLTIAVKIALEQNENGRSIAVLLSDVTKS; this is encoded by the coding sequence ATGGCCAAACCGATTATTACGTTAAGCGGATTAAAAGTCGTAATTATGTTGGGGATGTTAGTAATCATCCTGACCGGTATAAAAGTGGCCGCTGATATCATCGTGCCCTTTATTCTGGCGTTGTTTATCGCCATCATCCTTAACCCGATGATACGCCGCCTTGAGCGTATTCACGTGCCACGCGTGCTGGCGATTACCTTTGTTATTTCAGTGATTATCTTCCTGATGGCACTCCTGCTCGCCTATCTGGGCACCACGCTCAATGAGCTGACCCGTACGCTTCCCCAATATCGCACATCATTAATTTCTCCTCTGCAAACCCTGGAGCCGTGGCTGCAACGCGCCGGGATTTCCGTATCTGTCGATGAGCTGGTGAAATATATCGACCCCAACGCGGCAATGACCATGGTCACTCGTCTTATCACACAGCTTTCGAACGCCATGACATCCATCTTTTTACTGTTGCTGACCGTGGTATTTATGCTGATTGAAGTCCCGCAATTGCCGGTAAAATTACAGCAGTTGATGTCGCGCCCCGCAGAGGGAATGGGTGCCATTCAACGAGCGTTAGATAGCGTAAGCCAGTATCTGGTGCTGAAAACCGTTATTAGCCTGGTGACCGGTCTGGTGGTGTGGATTCTGTTAGCCCTGTTGGATGTGCGATTCGCTTTTGTATGGGCCCTGCTCGCCTTCTCCCTCAATTACATTCCGAATATCGGCTCGGTTCTGGCGGCAATTCCTCCGGTGGCGCAGGTACTGGTGTTCAGCGGTCTTTATGATGCCTTGCTGGTAGTGGCGGGTTATCTGGCCATCAATCTGGTGTTTGGCAATATTCTCGAACCGCGCATGATGGGCCGCGGACTGGGCTTATCGACTCTGGTAGTGTTTTTATCGCTGATATTCTGGGGCTGGCTGCTGGGGCCTGTGGGAATGTTACTCTCGGTGCCGCTGACTATTGCAGTGAAAATCGCCCTGGAACAAAACGAGAATGGCAGAAGTATCGCGGTTTTATTGAGTGATGTGACGAAAAGCTAA